DNA sequence from the Methanolobus sp. ZRKC5 genome:
TAGTAGGTACTAAGCATAAAGGGTTCACCGAAATATCCGTTGACAATCCAGCAGGGGTAATAACCGAAGATCTGATAGACGCCGTAAGAAATGCGTTGAATACAGATGAAAATGTCAGGATATTTGTGCGCGGCGAGGAGGACCTGGCTGCTGTGCCTGCGATTCTTATGGCACCTGAAGGCTCAGCTGTTCTTTATGGGCAGCCGGACGAAGGTGTTGTGCTTGTTAAGATAACGTTACCTAAAAAGGAACAAATGAAGAACCTGTTAACTGAAATACTCAAAGAACAGGATCATGATTCAGAACAAATAGAAACTATTCGGAGGAAACTGGATGGATATCAAAATCATTAACGATAAAAATAATGCGCTTCTCAACAGACGTGAATTAAACCTCACTGTCACTTTTGACGGAGCAACACCGTCAAGAGATGATGTGAAAGGCAAAATTGCAGCTATGCTCACTGTACCACTAGAACTTGTAATCGTTCAGAAGATCGAAAACGAGTTCGGTAAGCAGGAACTTAAAGCATATATCAAGATATATGAAGATGAAGCCCGCATGAAGCAGGTTGAAGAAGCATATGTACTTGAAAGAAACAAGCTTCCTGAACCAGAAGTCGTAGAGGAAGAAGAAGAAGAAGAAACACCTGCAGAGGAATAATCATGGCAGTAAAAGATTACTACAAGGTCAGCGGCGAGTCCATCGAGCGCACCCGTCAGGCCTGCCCACGCTGTGGCGAAGGAGTATTCCTTGCAGAGCACAAGGACAGACGCACTTGCGGAAAGTGCGGATACACCGAATTCAAGAAATAATTATTGTATAGTACAGCCCATAAAGGGTTGTCTTCTTTTTTTTAGAACTTTTTCTTAAAAACCAGATGTGCTAGTTACATCTGTATTGAACCTGAAAAATTTACGTTTTAACTATTTTTTGAAGTTACCTCTTTTTTTTCATTATAATAGATAATATATTTTGTATATGTACTGTATCAGCACATTGTGAAATTTTATACTGCCTGATACGCATTTTATGTGAGAACATTCCGAAAGATTTAATAATAGGTAGATTGTTTGCACTTATTAGTTGTAAAGCAAACATGCATAATTTAAATATATATATACATTGTTTAAACTATAATGTATGAGTTGTTTTCACTCATAAAAATTACTCACATCGATATTCATAATAAATTATAAAAAAGAGGAATTCAATGAGCTACGTTTATGCAGCAGTGGTAGGCATACTAATAGGCATCTTCATATTTGGTTTGAAGACCGGAGTAGGATGTGGTTTTTCCACTGTCAGAAAAAGAGATATCCTGATACTTGCAAGCAGTTACTTTGTCATTTCCATAATACTTGGGAGTCTTGTGGAAATAGTGGACCAATCCTATATTGAAGCTATTTCAAATCTTGGAATGACATTACATGTATTCATAGCACTTGTCCTCATTGGTGCAGGCATATATACACAGAAAAAATGGTCTTGTGGCCATGACGTTTCCAAAAAGACGTTCCTTGTGATCTCCGTACCATGCCCGGTTTGCCTTACAGCTCTTTTTGTTTCATGCATGATACTGGCATCAACCCTTGAGGTCAGCGGCTGGAAGGTCGGGGTACTTGTAGGATTTGTTTTCTTTATCTCAGTAATATCATCAACATGGGTCTTCAGAAAAATGAAAAGAACACCTGAAGATCTTGGAACAACAATGATGTTCCTTGGAATTTTCTACCTTCTAGGAGCGATGATAGTTCCAGCTTACATCAAGGCAAAGAAACTCAACCTGGTACTAAGTAGCGGGGGAGAGTTCGAGATTATTCCACTGTTGGTATTCACCATTTTCATAATAGGGGGCTATGCCCTCAATAACATTAGAGGTCAATAAAAATGGATGCTACTTCTTCATTGTTTGGTATATTGTACACATTTTCAGCTTCATTGCTGTACCCGGTGATCATCATTCTCATACTGCTGGTAGTCTTCTCCCTAATGCTTATAGGAGAATTCCTGTCAGAATATGCAAAAAGACATAGAGATATCGGAAACCTTGAACTGTGTTGTAACAAGGTAAGAGAACATGTCAGCTCCCATAAATACGGAGAGGCTGCCAGTTCACTACGAAATATAAAGCAAAATTTCATGGTTACAAGTTTTGCGATTTCTGCTGCCGATCATCTTGAAAAGAACATGCTACCTGCTGTTGAATGGCTCTCCCAGGAATATGAGATAAGAATGGCAAAGAGACTTGAACAGACAAGGATCGTTGCAACTATCGCACCAATGCTCGGCCTGATGGGAACTCTTATTCCCCTTGGACCTGCACTTATAGGTCTTTCACAAGGAGATATCGTACAGCTTGCAAACAACCTCATGATAGCTTTTGCTACAACAGTGATCGGTCTTTTCGCAGGAATTATCGGTTATGTGCTTACCCAGGTAAGAAAAAGATGGTACTGGCAGGATATGGCTGATATAGACTATATCCTCGACACTCTGGAGGTTGCGGAGTGAAGAGAAGAAGAAGCCGACGAACAGGACTCATAAATAATGAGGATGAACAAAACCCCCTTACAGGGGTTGCCAACCTTTTTGATATTGCAATGGTTTTCTCAGTTGCACTCCTGGTAGCACTGGTTATGTCCTACCAGTTACCGGAACTTCTCAGTCCCACGGAAGATATAACGATAGTAAAGAATCCCGGACAAAAGGATATGAAAATAATCATCAAGGACCAGGGAAAACCCATTGAAGTTCTGAACATGACCGACCAGATAGGCGGTGGAACAGGAGAGGCACTTGGTACAGCCTACAAACTGGCTGACGGAAGAGTTGTTTATGTGCCAGAAGAAGAGGGGGCAAATACTACCTCGACTTAATTTTTTATTTTTTTTTATTATCATGAACGCAAGTTTATTTGTTTTAAAACAATTTATAGTTACTAAACCATAAAAATGGTGGATGAAAAGTCAGTATAAATGGATCAGATGGTGGTCGGTATGATAGAAAAGAGAATAGTTAAAAAAAATTACATCGGAATTGCTGGAAAGATCAGTCTAATCTTTCTTTTAAGCATAGTTATGTTTTCATCTAGTGCAACCGCACTGGACCTGAGCCAGTTTGAGTTTGTTGCGAATACGACCAGTGACTCAAATGGAAATTTTACTTTTGAGAATATTCCAAATGGAGAATACGTCCTGTACTCAGTAAATGAATCATATTCTAAAAAATATGACGAATGGAGATGGTACAATGGAAAAATAGACATAAAAGTAAATAGTTCAGACATTACAGGCCTTGAACTTGAAGTGGCCAGTGGATCAGATATAGATCAAAGCGAAGTATTGGCATATCTGGACAAGTCAGCAATAACAGGAAATACTTACCTCTATGCAATGAGCACCTATTACTACAAAGCAAGTACGTTGGTTCTCATTGACAAACAAACAGATGAACTTATAGCTAACACCACATCTGATAGCAGCGGTAATTTTACTTTTGAAGATATTCCAAATGGAGAATATGTCCTGTACTCGGTCAATGAATCATATTCTAAAAAGTATGATGAGTGGAGATGGTACAACGGAAAAGTGGACATAAAAGTAAACAGCTCAGACATTGCAGGCCTTGAACTTGAAGTGGCCAGCGGATCAGATATAGATCAAAGCGAAGTATTGGCATATCTGGACAAGTCAGCAATAACAGGAAATACTTACCTCTATGCAATGAGCACCTATTACTACAAAGCAAGTACGTTGGTTCTCATTGACAAACAAACAGATGAACTTATAGCTAACACCACATCTGATAGCAGCGGTAATTTTACTTTTGAAGATATTCCAAATGGAGAATATGTCCTGTACTCGGTCAATGAATCATATTCTAAAAAGTATGATGAGTGGAGATGGTACAATGGGAAAGTAGACATAAACATAAAAAGCTCAGACATTACAGACCTTGAGCTTGAAGTAGTCAGCGGATCAGATATAGATCAAAGCGAAGTATTGGCATATCTGGACAAATCAGCAATAACAGGAAATACTTACCTTTATGCAATGAGCACCTATTACTACAAGACAAGTGATCTGGTTCTGCTGAAGCAAAGAGCATCTTCCATCACCAATGAGCCTCACCTGGATGTAGCAATAATTACCGGGTATTCATCATATGAGGAAGAACTTGCCAATTTCACAAACAGGGTTAATTCTAATCCTGAGCTAAACATAAATGTAAGTACATATATCACTACAAAATTGCCTGATAATATTGATCTCAGCAATATGGATATAATTTACATAAAAATGGTTACGCAGAGTGCTTCAGAATTTGAGGATTCGCTTCAGGAAGCTATTGATAATGGCGCATTGGTAATTGGTCAGAATACATATTTGCCTGAGAGCAATTACACACTTCCGTCCAATCCAAATTATGATACAATTACTAAATTCAAAGATCATTTGGACGACTACTGGTCTGGCGCTTCGTTAGATGACACAAACTTTGACAATCTCATATTCTATCTGGCACAGGAATATTATGGTCGTAATGATCTAACTGTAAAAGAACCCAGTGTGATACCAAAGGCAATTTATCACCCAGGAATGGAAAACATGCCTGCTGAATACCTCGTGGTCGATGCAGACGAGTATTTTGGCTGGTATGCCAACAGAACAGATGGACATGCTTTCGATGAGAACGCACCAACCATAGGCATCACATTTTATGGCTCCTACTATCTGGATGACATGGAACCAATTGATAAAATCATAGAGGGATTTGAAAGCAGAGGAGCGAATGTCATTGCATGTTACGGAAAATCAGGCTACTATCTTGAGCCCTATCTGAACCACAGCAGCCAGACAAAAGTTGATGCTGTTGTTTCCTTCCATTATCGTGGAAATTACTTTGATCTTGATGAACTTGGAGTGCCTGTTATGAATGCCATACTCAACGGGTACATGAACACAAGCCAGTGGATGGAAACCAGTACTCCGTTGCCAGTAACTAATATGCTAAGACTTTACAGACCTGAAACTGAAGGTGCTATTGATCCTATTATGATCGGAGCTCTGGAAACGATTGTTGAGGACGACAGTACAGTAGAAAAGTACATTGGACATGATGAACAGATTAACTGGCTAATTGAACGTACAATTGCTCAGGCAGAGCTTGGTATTGAAGAAGAATCTGACAAGAAGATAGCTATCATCTACTACAACCATGGTGGCGGAAAGGACAATATCGGTGCATCATATCTGGAAGTTGCACCAAGTATTGTGAACCTCCTTGAAGGAATGGATGATGCTGGATACGACGTGAATGGAACACTCATACCAAACAAGACAGAACTCGTGGACCTCATGGTCTATCAGGGAAGGAATGTTGGTACATGGGCTCCCGGGGAACTGGACAAGATGGTTGAGACCGGAAAGGTCGAACTCATACCTGAAAGCACATATTTGGGCTGGTTCAATGAACTTCCCGAAGTAAGAAGGACAGAAGTTATCGACATGTGGGGAGAGGCTCCCGGAGAGATAATGGTCTACACCGATGGCAATGATGACAGATTTATCGTCATCCCGAAGATAAGCCTCAGTGACAATGTGATCCTTGCGCCACAGCCAACAAGAGGATGGTTGCAGGACAACGAAGTACTCTACCATGACGAGGAACTACCACCTCACCATCAATACATTGCATTTTATCTATGGATGCAGAACGAGTTCGATGCTGATGCAATGGTAAACATGGGAAGACATGGAACCGTTGAATGGTTACCTGGTAAGGATTTCTGCTTGCTCAGTGAGGAATGGCCTGCTATCATGACAGGTGACATACCTGTTGTATATCCATACGTAATGGATGGTATGGGAGAAGGAATGCAGGCAAAACGCAGAGGCAATGCCGTTATCATTGACCACCTGATACCACCTGTAGTGTCTGCCGGAAGCTACGGTAATTACAGTGTGTTGAATGATAAGATCAATACCTACAAGACATCAGTCACAGAATCCGAATCACTTCTACAGGCTCATCTGCAGGACATAATAACCCTTACACTGGAGCTTGGCCTTGACAGCAGAGTGAACATGAGCCTTGCAGAGAACAATGCCACAGTAGATTTCTTCCTGGATGACCTGGATGACGTGCTAAGGGATCTGAGAAGCCAGTCCATGCCTTACGGACTTCACATACTTGGCGAAGCACCACAGGACGATGAACTTGTAGGTATGATCAATTCCATGCTTGGTGATGACTACACAGAGGCTGTTGCAGTCTACAACGAGTCTGAATCCGCACCATTGGACATACTCAGTCTTGTTCTGCTTGACAGCATGAACACAACAGATGCTCAGATGCAGGTACTACTCGGTAACAGTTCCACAGATTTGGATGGTCACCTTGCCAATGCAATTGATTATGCAGCACTTCTGGTAGAAGCAGATAATGAAGTTGATCAGGTGCTCAAGGCAATGGATGGAGGATTCATCGAGCCAAACCTTGGTGGCGATCCGATACTCCGTCCTGACACTCTGCCAACAGGCAGGAACTTCTATGCATTCGATGAACAATTGATCCCAACAAAACATGCATGGGATGAGGGTACAGCACTGGTAGACCAATGGATAACCGATTACTATGCAGAACATGGTGAATACCCAAACAAGGCAGGATACATACTTTGGGCTGGAGAATCCACACGTCACGAAGGTGTAATGGAAGCACAGATATTCTATCTGCTTGGAGTCAAACCTGTCTGGGATGAGGACGATAGTGAAGTCGTTGATGTGGAACTGATACCAGCAGCTGAACTGGGAAGACCTCGCATCGATGTCATGGTACAAATATCAGGTCTTTACAGGGATACATTCCCAATGAAGGTAGAACTCATCGATAAGGCAGTAAGACTTGCCTACGAGGATGAATCCGGCACCAATTATGTCAGGGAGAACACCGATGCTCTTCAGTCATCTCTTAATGATACCATCAGTAACTACAACCTGTCACTTGATATAGCACAGTTCAGGGTATTCGGTCCGGAGGACGGTTCCTACGGAACGGGAATGTCAAACGCTGTGTCAGCCAGTAACACCTGGGATGACAACAGCGAGCTTGCTGAGCTTTACATCAACAAGATGAGCTACATCTATGGCCAGAACCTCTGGGGACAGACTGTAGAGGAGTACATTAAGCAGCAGACAGGTGAGGATGTAAAGATCGATGATACATTTGTCTTTGAGAACATCCTGGACGGAACCGAAGTGCTTGTACACAGCAGAAGTTCCAACACTTACGGTGCCACAAACACCGATGAGTTCTTCCAGTACATGTCAGGTCTGGCCAATGCCATTGAACACATCTCCGGTGAAATGCCTGATCTTCTGGTAGCCAACCTGGAAAATCCTGACGACCTCGTGGTAGAGGACATGGAAACATACCTCGCGAACGAACTGTACACCGTTTTCAGTGATACTAACATTGAAGGATGGATGGCACATGGTTACGAGGGTGCCAGAATGATGATGAACTTCGTTGAGAACCTCTGGGGACTTGAAGCTCTGACACCTGGTCTTGTAACCGATGACATGTGGGACCAGACCTATGGAAAGTTCGTTGCAGACCAGGCAGTATCGGATTGGATGAAAGATGCTAGTCCCTATGCCTATGAATCAACAACTGGCAGACTGATCGAAGTGGTTCGGACAGGAAACTGGAACCCTTCAGATAATGTTATGGAAGATATTGTGAACGAGTATATTGACACTGTTAACGATAATGGTGTTACATGCTGCCATCACACCTGTGGTAACCCAACACTTGATGAGTTCATCCAGAGTGAGATCGATTCCGGAAGGATTCAGGTGTCACAAGAAAAGATGGACAAGTACAAGAAGATCATGGAGGAAACAAGGAATCCACTCCCGAAAACAGCAACTCCAACTTCAACTCCAAGTAGCAGCAAGAGTTCCAGTAGTACCGGAACTGAACTGAATGTTGTTGAAACCAGTGGAGGAAATCAGAGTAGCTTCACTGATTCCGGTGCAGGAGAAATACTGGAAGAAGAAGCTTCCCTGAAGTCACCTGTTGAAGACAGTTATGTCGAGGGCTATGAAATGACAAGGGAAACTGTTGAAGATGAATCTGAAAGCAGTCCCTATTCTATATCAGGCTCAGACATTGTAGCTTCTGTACTGGTGATTGGCCTTGTAGGAATTATGTATGTAGGATTCTGGAGAAGAAGGCAGTTCTGAAGTGTTTTTGGCGCTTTTCAAAAAAAGCGCATTTTCTTTTTTTATCGCGAAAAAAGCGAAACTTTTATATATACAACAATTATTAGTTTTAACGATTACAAACCTAAGCTAACATATAGTTAATGTTGCTTATAGTGATGTAATTATAACCAATAGTGTAAATGGTGGTTTGTTGAAAAAATTATATATATATTCATTTAAACACACGTAGTGCTATGCAGGAAGAAACGAAGTTTTGGAAAAGCATAGCCTATTTTATGCTTTTGTTGAGCTAGAATTATAACTATTATATAGCACTCCATTAAGCCGCCAAGCAAAAAATGGAGTGCTTGAAACACGTTATCGGGGGATAACATGCAATTAAGAATAAAATCGATATTAGTATTAAGTATATTGTTGTTGGTATCACTAACAACTGTTGTATCGGCAGAAGAAAACCATGTAAATATTACATTGATTACTTATGATGATGCAGAAGTGATTGATTTTGCTAACCGTTCAAATCCTTATAATGAAAGCATAAATGTTCAATATTTTACAACAAAGAATAACCTCTCAGACATTGATCTGAGTAATCAGGATGTCATATTTACCTACATGCTATGGGGTTCTAAATATGAAGAGTTCTCCAATGAAATGGAGAAAGCAAAAGGTAATGGAACCACCCTTGTGAACATTGCGAGTTACATTGACACCTCAATATACGATTATGACTTCGATGGTGGTGAACCCTACGAAAGTGACGATGAGAATTACTTCTTCAATATGGGAATGAAGGAAGAGTTTCTGAAAGCTAATGCTGAAAATTTCATTATATACCTTGCAAAGACCTATGGCAACAAATCAGCACTCACTGATAGCTGGGAATGTCAGCCTCCTGTACTACTCCCACAGGGTCTTTATCATCCGGATGATGATGTTTACTGGTTTGACACCACAGAAGAATATCTGGAATGGTACCAGAATGAATCTGATGGTGAACATCACATATATGATCCTACCAAGCCTACGATTGGCATATGGTTCCATAAATCAGATTACAAGGATGGTAACACAGAGGTTGTCGACGCTCTTATATATGATCTTGAAAGCAAGGGCTGTAATGTTATAGCCGGCTTTGATACATTCCTTGATATCAGCGGATACTATTGTGATGAAAGTGGAACCCCACTGGTTCAGTGTATGATATCCCTCAAAAGCTTTGGACTGGACGTGAGCATGTATGATGGATATGGCCTAACCGAGCTTACAAATCTTGATGTTCCCGTACTGAAAGGTATGGTTGCTGATCCTGATTCAGGTGATCCGGCAGATGCTAACAGAGGTATCTCTAACGAAGAAGCCGTCAGAAAGACAGTAAGTCCAAACATCGACGGTATCTTCGAATATATTGTACTAGGACAGAGTAAGCAGATAAAATATGGTGTCTACGAGTACGAACCTAATGATGCACAGATAAACTGGATGACTAACCGCTCTATCAAATGGGCAGAACTAAAGCGATTGGATAACGCGGAGAAAAAAGTTGGTGTTATTTATTACAACTATCCATCAGGTAAGGACAATATAGGAGCCAGTTACCTGGATACAATGTCAAGCATGATGAACCTGCTCACCAAAATGAATGAAAGTGACTATAGTCTTGATAATGTTCCAGAGAACAAAACACTTCTTCAGGAAATGATTATGGAACAGGGGATAAATGCAGGTTCCTGGGCACCTGGTGTTCTTGAAGAAATGGTGAACAACCGAACTGAATGGGGACTGCAACTTATCCCAATGGATGAATATCAGGAATGGTTTGAGAATGAGTTACCTCAAAACCTTAAAGACGATGTAATAAATGAGTGGGGAGTACCTTGGGCAGATGATTTCCCCGAAGACAAAAAACTCATGATGTGGGAAAATGAAACTGGAAAATATATTGTAATTCCAACAATCCAATGCGGCAACGTATGGCTCATGCCACAACCTGCCCGTGGTTCCCTTCAGAATGATAACGTGCTGTACCACAGCTCCGTTGTTCCTCCTACACACCAGTACATTGCCTTCTACCTCTGGCTTAACAAAGACTGGGATCCTGATGCCATTATCCATCTTGGTACTCACGGTACACATGAATGGCTTCCAGGACTTGCATACGGTATGAACAGGACAGCCGACTGGGCACCACTTCTTCTGCAGGATTTACCTAACATATACCCATACATCGTGGCCAACATAGGAGAAGGACTGACAGCAGAATACCGTGGAAATGCTTTGATCATAGACCACCTCACGCCAACCCTTGAACGCGGAGGTCTGCATGGCGAGATGGCTGATATTGCAGCAAATATCCAGGTGTACTATGACCCTGCAATTACAGATGAAGTTAGGAACGGTTACAGAGAAACAATAATTGACCAGATGGTAGAACTCAATCTCCATAAGGATCTTGATGTGAATGAGACTATGATAGAAACCTACAGGGCAGACGATTCACAGTTCCAGGTCTTTGTAAAGAATGTGCTCCATGAATATCTGGAGGAGATTTCCGAGGAGAACATACCATATGGTTTCCATATACTCGGAGAAGTTCCACCTATGAACGAAAGTGGACCAGTGGATGACCAGATATCTGTAATGGTAAGGTCAATGCTTGGAAGCAGTTTTGAAACTCTGATATCCAGCACTTTCTATTCAGATACAACTGAGTACCCACTTGGAATACCCTACAACGATACAAAAATTGACTGGCTTGTATGGGAAGTTGTTACTAACAACACTGACTCTGCACAGGCACAGGATATGGTATATGGATATAATGATTCATCAGTTACTGCTTTACTTGAAAGTGGAATAATACACAGAGATAACCTTATTGCATCAGCTACTGAGATTGATCGGGTTATAAATGCCCTGAATGCAGGCTTCGTACCACCAGGACCAGGAAGAGACCCCATCCAGAATACGGATTCTGTACCCACAGGCCGTAATTTCTATGGAGTTGATTCGAGACTATATCCATCCCCAACCACATGGGATCTTGGTTCCAGGCTTGCACAGGATCTGCTGGTGGATTACTATGACAAATATGGAGAATATCCACAGAAAGTATCATTCTCAAGATTCGGTGTGGAATTCATAAGGGACCACGGTACACTTGAAGCTGAGATGCTATACATGCTTGGAGTAAAACCAAAATGGGATGATACTTCCAAACAGGTAATTGGTCTTAAATTGATGAACGAGTCCGAACTTATGCCAAGCTATGGCGAATACCCCGGCAGACCTCGTATTGATGTTGTCTA
Encoded proteins:
- a CDS encoding cobaltochelatase subunit CobN codes for the protein MQLRIKSILVLSILLLVSLTTVVSAEENHVNITLITYDDAEVIDFANRSNPYNESINVQYFTTKNNLSDIDLSNQDVIFTYMLWGSKYEEFSNEMEKAKGNGTTLVNIASYIDTSIYDYDFDGGEPYESDDENYFFNMGMKEEFLKANAENFIIYLAKTYGNKSALTDSWECQPPVLLPQGLYHPDDDVYWFDTTEEYLEWYQNESDGEHHIYDPTKPTIGIWFHKSDYKDGNTEVVDALIYDLESKGCNVIAGFDTFLDISGYYCDESGTPLVQCMISLKSFGLDVSMYDGYGLTELTNLDVPVLKGMVADPDSGDPADANRGISNEEAVRKTVSPNIDGIFEYIVLGQSKQIKYGVYEYEPNDAQINWMTNRSIKWAELKRLDNAEKKVGVIYYNYPSGKDNIGASYLDTMSSMMNLLTKMNESDYSLDNVPENKTLLQEMIMEQGINAGSWAPGVLEEMVNNRTEWGLQLIPMDEYQEWFENELPQNLKDDVINEWGVPWADDFPEDKKLMMWENETGKYIVIPTIQCGNVWLMPQPARGSLQNDNVLYHSSVVPPTHQYIAFYLWLNKDWDPDAIIHLGTHGTHEWLPGLAYGMNRTADWAPLLLQDLPNIYPYIVANIGEGLTAEYRGNALIIDHLTPTLERGGLHGEMADIAANIQVYYDPAITDEVRNGYRETIIDQMVELNLHKDLDVNETMIETYRADDSQFQVFVKNVLHEYLEEISEENIPYGFHILGEVPPMNESGPVDDQISVMVRSMLGSSFETLISSTFYSDTTEYPLGIPYNDTKIDWLVWEVVTNNTDSAQAQDMVYGYNDSSVTALLESGIIHRDNLIASATEIDRVINALNAGFVPPGPGRDPIQNTDSVPTGRNFYGVDSRLYPSPTTWDLGSRLAQDLLVDYYDKYGEYPQKVSFSRFGVEFIRDHGTLEAEMLYMLGVKPKWDDTSKQVIGLKLMNESELMPSYGEYPGRPRIDVVYATAGMRDAFPDKLKMIDEAVRLANTAPSGNHTNYVNESTISIKQALLEAGYDNETADQISTMRCFAVRDGTYEIGISNAIEASGTWDDEAQIGELYLSKMGYAYGTELWGQQCSDLLKQNLMNVDASVHSDSSNLYDTLDNDDFFQYFGGLNLATRYVSGKTPEMYVSDTRDSENSGMVTMQKYLNTNLRSRYLNDKWIEGMMKYDYAGARMMSEFVDNLWGWEVSNPELVDDSMWETVYNTYINDEMREFFNANNPGAYQSMTGRMLEGVRKGYIDLPDDIVNNLVNEYMESVAEYGATCCHHTCGNPSLDGFVQGNIPADLSQQVIDDYNKQMFDATQRDEFQVQKQTETDLQKVKDDSLNSVQRTMASGSGSSNQTMMANSGGAGLDSDAPVQDSPKSTPDNYVEGYEMTKQSITNNDNANSPSVSSSDIVASVFVLGALGAMYVGFWRRRKV